Proteins encoded in a region of the Zea mays cultivar B73 chromosome 2, Zm-B73-REFERENCE-NAM-5.0, whole genome shotgun sequence genome:
- the LOC103646067 gene encoding WD repeat-containing protein 44, whose product MEGCQLLVGCRMEMEEEAFFDSREELTASPAPSPGPALPWSGSLDSVCQRRERFMRSMGLECCPAPLQADAVATVGDVDKEEEAVPEFGRSWSQSDENDCSMSSWSTEETKSLEDGVSDDNSVSGSSRDDASSKVSRSFSSLSFIQRLMSRSGKLSGVPKAVERRRNGWLRRLGLRSGILDHGGDEASTSSSESEQNRGGRYERVKVRSYRKRSKELSAVYQGQVIKGHDGAILAMKFSPDGQFLATGGEDGVVRVWGVAQSEDCKIPMDDPSCVYLKAHRQSGLGPVDADNEKKCKVKGVKQSADSACVVIPTVVFQISKQPLHEFRGHSGDVLSLSWSNNKHLLSASTDKSVRLWEIGSANCITVFPHSNFVTCVQLNPTNENQFISGSIDGKIRVWDIPRCSVIDWVDIRDIITAVCYRPDGKGAVVGTITGNCRFYDASDNLLRFETQVALSGKKKSSLKRITAFEFSPSNPSKLMVTSADSKVKILEGTTVTQNYSGLRTGSCQSLATFTPDGQHIVCASEDSNIYVWNHENQDEASLKHAKTIWSSERFYSNNAAIAIPWNGPKPRNPVSLASQILSPQGDNLWCMSKAVKCSSSQSEDSAINSFVSRFAPGIFNLNQEFSSESTCRSSATWPEEILPSRSIRAILDESQYKFLRNCFQSTPNSWGQVIVTAGWDGKIRSFQNYGLPAHQ is encoded by the exons ATGGAAGGGTGCCAACTGCTAGTAGGCTGTAGGATGGAGATGGAGGAGGAAGCGTTCTTTGACTCGCGAGAGGAGCTCACGGCGTCGCCGGCGCCCAGCCCGGGCCCTGCATTGCCGTGGTCGGGAAGCCTCGACAGTGTGTGTCAGAGGAGGGAGCGGTTCATGAGAAGCATGGGCCTAGAGTGCTGCCCGGCTCCCCTGCAGGCCGATGCCGTGGCCACCGTGGGCGATGTCGACAAGGAGGAAGAGGCTGTGCCGGAATTTGGGAGATCGTGGTCGCAGTCGGATGAGAACGACTGCTCCATGTCGAGTTGGTCCACGGAGGAGACGAAGAGCTTAGAGGATGGTGTCTCGGATGACAATTCTGTCAGTGGATCCAGCCGGGATGATGCTAGCAGCAAGGTGAGCAGGAGTTTCAGTTCGTTGTCCTTCATCCAGAGGCTCATGAGCCGCAGTGGTAAGCTCTCTGGTGTTCCCAAGGCGGTCGAGAGGAGGAGAAACGGATGGCTTCGGAGGCTGGGCTTGAGGTCTGGTATCCTCGATCATGGAGGCGATGAGGCTAGCACCAGCTCCTCAGAGAGTGAGCAAAACAGGGGTGGAAGGTATGAAAGGGTCAAGGTCCGCAGCTACAGGAAGCGGTCGAAAGAACTGTCAGCAGTTTATCAAGGCCAAGTGATTAAGGGCCATGATGGTGCCATCCTGGCTATGAAGTTTAGTCCGGATGGGCAGTTTCTTGCTACTGGAGGGGAAGATGGAGTTGTCAGGGTCTGGGGCGTCGCGCAGTCTGAGGACTGCAAAATCCCAATGGATGATCCTTCTTGTGTTTACCTCAAAGCTCATCGCCAGAGTGGCTTGGGTCCTGTTGATGCTGACAATGAGAAGAAATGCAAAGTTAAGGGCGTGAAGCAATCTGCAGATTCTGCCTGTGTTGTGATTCCAACAGTGGTGTTCCAGATCTCAAAGCAACCACTGCATGAGTTCCGTGGTCACTCTGGTGACGTACTGAGTCTGTCATGGTCTAACAACAAG CATCTACTGTCAGCATCAACAGACAAATCTGTTCGCTTGTGGGAAATTGGATCTGCAAACTGCATCACTGTTTTTCCGCACAGCAACTTTG TGACTTGTGTCCAGTTGAATCCAACCAATGAGAATCAATTCATCAGTGGATCCATAGATGGCAAAATCCGTGTGTGGGATATTCCCAGATGCAGTGTCATTGATTGGGTGGATATTAGAGACATAATAACAGCGGTTTGCTATCGACCTGACGGAAAG GGAGCAGTGGTCGGAACCATTACTGGAAATTGTCGATTTTATGATGCATCAG ATAATCTCCTGAGGTTTGAAACACAAGTTGCACTCAGTGGCAAGAAAAAGTCTTCTCTTAAAAGAATCACTGCTTTCGAG TTCTCACCAAGCAACCCAAGTAAATTAATGGTTACCTCTGCTGACTCGAAGGTTAAAATTCTTGAAGGAACCACTGTGACTCAGAATTATAGTG GACTCCGTACTGGGTCTTGCCAGTCCTTGGCAACATTCACTCCTGATGGGCAGCATATAGTTTGTGCAAGCGAAGACTCCAATATTTATGTATGGAACCATGAAAACCAAGACGAGGCTTCACTGAAACATGCGAAAACCATATGGTCCTCAGAGCGCTTctactccaacaatgcagccatcGCAATACCATGGAATGGCCCGAAACCCAGAAACCCGGTCTCTCTGGCCTCCCAAATCTTGTCACCACAAGGAGATAACTTGTGGTGCATGAGTAAGGCTGTCAAGTGCAGTTCGAGTCAGAGCGAAGATTCTGCTATCAACAGTTTTGTGTCAAGGTTTGCTCCTGGTATTTTCAATTTGAatcaggagttctcctctgagtccactTGCAGAAGTTCAGCGACCTGGCCAGAGGAAATCCTGCCGTCTCGCTCGATTCGTGCAATTCTGGACGAGTCGCAGTACAAGTTCCTAAGGAACTGTTTCCAGAGCACACCAAACTCGTGGGGTCAAGTGATAGTCACTGCAGGATGGGATGGCAAGATCAGGTCGTTCCAGAACTATGGCTTACCGGCGCACCAGTGA